A genome region from Penaeus monodon isolate SGIC_2016 chromosome 14, NSTDA_Pmon_1, whole genome shotgun sequence includes the following:
- the LOC119580842 gene encoding uncharacterized protein LOC119580842 isoform X1 — translation MFRKLITSFVAVLVFTIASVLYSGTFDVRSLNIDITNQAEETPAFLSNDFVTEFRRDFAEFPSTSSPKTELLLRLTELEDSAFASSSCPCSLSSMRYADVYEKQLSSTIPWINLTTRQALEKQHPNFPVNLLKNLDEKWCSLLPLPHLIKWHNIYFQSMKVSDTTYLLYSAFFDNRELTDLRPCIRILSYTRTKFPDVPWCYIWFNSTGPPIVSRVARTEYLDWQARSETRQMTFMLTCPIPKAEGHTVPLAVSVIARPCITAGTLLQVTGAMERNATTAFEGGEPARGRARKPGKEGGARWSVAVCGPALYYFHEDFSVRMVEWLEILRAQGFARVFLSVTDVHPNLERVLRYYEARGFVGLVRFAYPEPYVNEPSIRRLWFLLEKPKRYAMQKVYYTDCALRHMHEYRFIAHFDPDEIPMLRRHETFPQWLSDQLNSHPVLPGDERKQPPAHKLIWYYHQKNLEPAPSAASLPEYLWAMRHTKRSLEDMAVSTGKTKPVYDMDLATGLFSHDVLTCAYGKCEAKSRTRKRDEAYLAHFRYDCDDFCKQPNSTVEETILLKYKDQVLPAVTKVLKELQLI, via the exons ATGTTCAG aaAGCTTATCACGTCCTTCGTTGCGGTTCTTGTTTTCACCATCGCCTCGGTACTGTACAGTGGAACCTTTGACGTCCGCTCATTGAACATAGACATCACAAATCAGGCGGAGGAAACACCTGCATTTTTATCGAATGATTTCGTCACTGAATTTCGTCGAGACTTCGCTGAATTCCCGTCTACCTCTTCGCCCAAGACGGAGCTCCTTTTGCGCTTGACGGAGTTAGAGGACTCTGCCTTCGCCTCCAGTTCCTGCCCATGCTCACTCTCCTCCATGAGGTATGCGGATGTATATGAGAAACAGCTGAGCTCTACCATCCCGTGGATCAACCTCACCACCAGGCAGGCGCTGGAGAAGCAGCATCCCAACTTCCCTGTCAATTTGCTCAAAAACTTAGATGAGAAGTGGTGCAGCCTGTTGCCTCTGCCCCATCT AATTAAGTGGCATAACATCTACTTCCAGTCTATGAAGGTCTCAGACACCACTTACCTGCTCTACTCTGCTTTCTTTGATAACCGAGAACTCACAG ATCTGCGGCCCTGTATCCGGATTCTGTCGTACACGAGAACAAAATTCCCTGACGTTCCCTGGTGTTACATCTGGTTTAACTCTACGGGGCCGCCCATCGTCTCTCGCGTCGCTAGGACAG AATACTTGGACTGGCAGGCAAGGTCAGAGACGCGGCAGATGACCTTCATGCTCACGTGCCCGATACCCAAGGCCGAGGGTCACACGGTTCCCCTGGCTGTGTCTGTCATCGCCCGGCCTTGCATAACAGCAGGCACCTTACTGCAG GTAACGGGAGCGATGGAGCGAAACGCAACGACGGCTTTCGAGGGAGGCGAGCCGGCGAGGGGAAGAGCGAGGAAGCCGGGAAAAGAGGG GGGCGCGCGGTGGAGCGTGGCGGTGTGCGGGCCGGCGCTGTACTACTTCCACGAGGACTTCTCCGTGCGGATGGTGGAGTGGCTGGAGATCCTACGGGCGCAGGGCTTCGCCAGGGTGTTCCTCTCGGTGACCGACGTCCACCCGAACCTCGAGAGAGTCCTGCGCTACTACGAGGCCCGAGGCTTCGTCGGGCTGGTGCGCTTCGCCTACCCCGAGCCCTACGTCAACGAGCCCAGCATCCGCAG GCTTTGGTTCCTACTGGAGAAGCCGAAGAGGTACGCCATGCAGAAAGTGTACTACACCGACTGCGCCCTCCGCCACATGCACGAATACCGCTTCATCGCGCACTTCGATCCCGATGAAATCCCGATGCTACGGCGCCATGAGACCTTCCCGCAGTGGCTCTCCGATCAGCTGAACAG CCACCCCGTTCTGCCCGGCGACGAGAGAAAACAGCCTCCTGCCCACAAGTTGATCTGGTACTACCACCAGAAAAACCTTGAACCTGCACCCTCTGCGGCGTCTCTCCCCGAGTACCTGTGGGCGATGAGACACACCAAGAGGTCGCTGGAGGACATGGCCGTGTCGACTGGGAAGACCAAGCCCGTTTACGACATGGACTTGGCTACGGGTCTTTTCTCTCACGATGTTCTCACTTGCGCTTATG GAAAGTGCGAGGCAAAATCCCGTACACGCAAAAGAGATGAAGCTTATCTCGCACACTTCAGGTACGACTGTGACGATTTCTGCAAGCAACCCAACTCCACCGTGGAAGAAACGATTCTCCTGAAATACAAGGATCAAGTTCTCCCTGCCGTTACGAAAGTTCTCAAGGAGCTTCAGCTGATTTAG
- the LOC119580842 gene encoding uncharacterized protein LOC119580842 isoform X2, giving the protein MFRKLITSFVAVLVFTIASVLYSGTFDVRSLNIDITNQAEETPAFLSNDFVTEFRRDFAEFPSTSSPKTELLLRLTELEDSAFASSSCPCSLSSMRYADVYEKQLSSTIPWINLTTRQALEKQHPNFPVNLLKNLDEKWCSLLPLPHLIKWHNIYFQSMKVSDTTYLLYSAFFDNRELTDLRPCIRILSYTRTKFPDVPWCYIWFNSTGPPIVSRVARTEYLDWQARSETRQMTFMLTCPIPKAEGHTVPLAVSVIARPCITAGTLLQVTGAMERNATTAFEGGEPARGRARKPGKEGGARWSVAVCGPALYYFHEDFSVRMVEWLEILRAQGFARVFLSVTDVHPNLERVLRYYEARGFVGLVRFAYPEPYVNEPSIRRLWFLLEKPKRYAMQKVYYTDCALRHMHEYRFIAHFDPDEIPMLRRHETFPQWLSDQLNSHPVLPGDERKQPPAHKLIWYYHQKNLEPAPSAASLPEYLWAMRHTKRSLEDMAVSTGKTKPVYDMDLATGLFSHDVLTCAYGTTVTISASNPTPPWKKRFS; this is encoded by the exons ATGTTCAG aaAGCTTATCACGTCCTTCGTTGCGGTTCTTGTTTTCACCATCGCCTCGGTACTGTACAGTGGAACCTTTGACGTCCGCTCATTGAACATAGACATCACAAATCAGGCGGAGGAAACACCTGCATTTTTATCGAATGATTTCGTCACTGAATTTCGTCGAGACTTCGCTGAATTCCCGTCTACCTCTTCGCCCAAGACGGAGCTCCTTTTGCGCTTGACGGAGTTAGAGGACTCTGCCTTCGCCTCCAGTTCCTGCCCATGCTCACTCTCCTCCATGAGGTATGCGGATGTATATGAGAAACAGCTGAGCTCTACCATCCCGTGGATCAACCTCACCACCAGGCAGGCGCTGGAGAAGCAGCATCCCAACTTCCCTGTCAATTTGCTCAAAAACTTAGATGAGAAGTGGTGCAGCCTGTTGCCTCTGCCCCATCT AATTAAGTGGCATAACATCTACTTCCAGTCTATGAAGGTCTCAGACACCACTTACCTGCTCTACTCTGCTTTCTTTGATAACCGAGAACTCACAG ATCTGCGGCCCTGTATCCGGATTCTGTCGTACACGAGAACAAAATTCCCTGACGTTCCCTGGTGTTACATCTGGTTTAACTCTACGGGGCCGCCCATCGTCTCTCGCGTCGCTAGGACAG AATACTTGGACTGGCAGGCAAGGTCAGAGACGCGGCAGATGACCTTCATGCTCACGTGCCCGATACCCAAGGCCGAGGGTCACACGGTTCCCCTGGCTGTGTCTGTCATCGCCCGGCCTTGCATAACAGCAGGCACCTTACTGCAG GTAACGGGAGCGATGGAGCGAAACGCAACGACGGCTTTCGAGGGAGGCGAGCCGGCGAGGGGAAGAGCGAGGAAGCCGGGAAAAGAGGG GGGCGCGCGGTGGAGCGTGGCGGTGTGCGGGCCGGCGCTGTACTACTTCCACGAGGACTTCTCCGTGCGGATGGTGGAGTGGCTGGAGATCCTACGGGCGCAGGGCTTCGCCAGGGTGTTCCTCTCGGTGACCGACGTCCACCCGAACCTCGAGAGAGTCCTGCGCTACTACGAGGCCCGAGGCTTCGTCGGGCTGGTGCGCTTCGCCTACCCCGAGCCCTACGTCAACGAGCCCAGCATCCGCAG GCTTTGGTTCCTACTGGAGAAGCCGAAGAGGTACGCCATGCAGAAAGTGTACTACACCGACTGCGCCCTCCGCCACATGCACGAATACCGCTTCATCGCGCACTTCGATCCCGATGAAATCCCGATGCTACGGCGCCATGAGACCTTCCCGCAGTGGCTCTCCGATCAGCTGAACAG CCACCCCGTTCTGCCCGGCGACGAGAGAAAACAGCCTCCTGCCCACAAGTTGATCTGGTACTACCACCAGAAAAACCTTGAACCTGCACCCTCTGCGGCGTCTCTCCCCGAGTACCTGTGGGCGATGAGACACACCAAGAGGTCGCTGGAGGACATGGCCGTGTCGACTGGGAAGACCAAGCCCGTTTACGACATGGACTTGGCTACGGGTCTTTTCTCTCACGATGTTCTCACTTGCGCTTATG GTACGACTGTGACGATTTCTGCAAGCAACCCAACTCCACCGTGGAAGAAACGATTCTCCTGA